A section of the Primulina eburnea isolate SZY01 chromosome 1, ASM2296580v1, whole genome shotgun sequence genome encodes:
- the LOC140830364 gene encoding protein PHYTOCHROME-DEPENDENT LATE-FLOWERING-like encodes MGISFKLSKIGKRFRSKPVPPVAAEEEEQKDVVNVTSQRKSAPSPARKLAEKANENKGIAEIFDREVSFTVGLFPNGYTVGKPMENESGRQPSIEIPKFLHPYDRASETLFTAIESGHLPGDILDDIPCKYVDGTLVCEVRDYQNCCSESEHSRMASGDGIPVIYRVCLRMSLENVVKDIPAISKSCWTYGDLMEVESRILKALQPQLYLDPTPQLDRLCDNLVTAKLNLALSSMRRKRLRHISEVSVFSADNNHLKKACNDRVPDSSRLGDLGSLVQQPTHENLNTQNNVSSTMLPLRNNSFGSDGPHMDSLLVSNQYKYQSGDASPRNLKDHMSGALLNSSAASPCGQGMIPFSDNGAASIHGKRENPDGQSSPLTNKKSKLWHTDVEGNTQHAGAQPDNIHGPDLHWKNTLMQQQAISRGIQYSHNGLQKFSQQVFEGGLIQEGAVIPFSIGQHGLRYGLKEEPVETERLDKPELSRMHMGESESTRIESQQSRLQQRMPQQFMRSGFPQSPWNNFGQPLENNSRKEDSLQKRKFVQSPRLSAGALPQSPLSSKSGEFSSGSIGPQFGGVVTSGLISSQKDKSAVTSVPSVGVGGNPLLTTSANESIQRKNQSQAAAKRRSNSVPKTPAISGVGSPASVSNMSVPINASSPPVGNQPFADQIMLERFSKIEMVSTRCELNRKKNKVDEYPIRKPNAFSSQQLLLQLSSESSNENLNDKTCKMPLSKSLVGGNMNVFKTRILNFLQTERVIQGNGLQYVPKARTRMILSEKPNDEVAYCVGEIEDDEYLDGEDYLPTLPNTHTADLLAAQFCSLMERDGYHIEDHVQPKPVRTTNASISQLDASGIPPGSSASEMQQFSGAFGQPLHDISKPGNNVNASVNSMQNVQGPRMLPPGNAQALQISQGLMPSVSLPSIPQQPEQAPALQQQPQPQQHSMMQQHHPQFQRSPMILPANSMQHLNNIAQNANMQIGAPMANKPSSMQLQMLQQQQQQQLQPQQQQQQQSQMQRKMMNGLGTVGMSNIGNNMVGLGGLGNSSMTIGGVRGLGGTGISTPIGPISNVGSMNQSPMNLTQASNISNAMRSGTFTPAQAAFLKMKIAQNRSNILGSPQSSIGGIPGARQIHPGSAGLSMLGSTLNRANINQMQRTSMGAMGPPKLMSGMNIYMNQQQQLQLLQQQQQQQQQQQQIQLQHQQLQLQQQQQQQQLQQQQLQLQQETTSPLRAVVLPPPVGSPSGMGIPHQMTQPQQQQPQQQQTSPQQISQRTPMSPQLSSGAIHPMSTGNPEACPASPHVSSQTLGSVGSITNSPMELQGVNKNNSVNNA; translated from the exons ATGGGGATTTCGTTCAAGCTGTCTAAGATCGGCAAGAGGTTTCGGTCCAAACCCGTACCGCCAGTCGCCGCCGAGGAAGAAGAACAGAAAGATGTCGTAAATGTGACGTCTCAAAGGAAGAGTGCTCCCTCTCCTGCGAGGAAGCTCGCG GAAAAGGCCAATGAGAACAAGGGCATTGCTGAAATCTTTG ATCGTGAAGTATCCTTCACGGTTGGCCTTTTTCCAAATGGTTATACAGTTGGGAAGCCCATGGAG AATGAATCTGGTCGCCAGCCTTCCATTGAAATTCCTAAATTTTTGCATCCATAtgatcgagcatcagagactCTATTTACG GCAATTGAGTCTGGACACTTGCCAGGAGATATTTTGGATGATATACCGTGCAAGTATGTTGATGGGACACTAGTCTGCGAG GTGCGTGATTATCAGAATTGCTGTTCTGAATCAGAACATAGTAGAATGGCTTCTGGGGATGGTATTCCCGTCATTTATAGAGTTTGTCTTAGGATGTCTCTAGAAAATGTAGTCAAGGATATTCCTGCTATTTCCAAAAGTTGTTGGACCTATGGTGATCTGATG GAAGTGGAGTCCCGGATTTTAAAGGCCCTACAACCTCAGCTTTACCTAGACCCCACACCGCAGCTGGATAGACTCTGTGACAACCTAGTAACCGCTAAG TTAAATCTAGCATTAAGTAGCATGCGGAGGAAAAGATTGAGACATATTTCTGAAGTTTCTGTATTTTCAGCCGATAATAATCACTTAAAAAAGGCATGTAATGATAGAGTTCCTGATAGCTCAAGGTTGGGAGACTTGGGATCTTTGGTTCAGCAGCCTACCCATGAGAACTTGAATACCCAAAATAATGTGTCAAGCACTATGCTCCCTCTAAGGAACAACAGCTTTGGGTCTGATGGCCCTCATATGGATTCTCTTCTGGTATCGAACCAGTATAAGTATCAAAGTGGTGATGCGAGCCCGAGAAATCTGAAGGACCACATGTCTGGAGCTCTTTTGAATTCATCAGCAGCTTCCCCTTGTGGGCAGGGTATGATTCCATTTTCTGACAATGGTGCTGCCTCTATTCATGGTAAGAGAGAAAATCCAGATGGTCAATCATCTCCACTTACGAACAAAAAGTCTAAGCTGTGGCATACGGATGTGGAGGGCAATACACAACATGCAGGAGCGCAACCCGACAACATTCATGGACCTGATTTACACTGGAAGAACACATTGATGCAGCAGCAGGCAATCTCAAGAGGAATTCAGTATAGTCACAATGGTCTGCAAAAGTTCTCCCAGCAGGTCTTTGAAGGAGGTCTAATTCAGGAAGGCGCTGTCATTCCATTCTCTATTGGGCAACATGGACTAAGATATGGCTTGAAGGAAGAACCTGTTGAGACAGAGAGATTGGACAAGCCAGAGCTCAGTCGTATGCACATGGGAGAATCAGAATCAACTCGAATTGAATCCCAGCAGTCACGATTACAGCAAAGAATGCCCCAACAATTCATGAGATCTGGTTTCCCTCAATCTCCATGGAATAATTTTGGTCAGCCTCTTGAAAATAATTCTAGGAAGGAGGATTCTTTGCAAAAGCGAAAATTTGTTCAAAGTCCTCGTTTATCTGCTGGAGCCTTGCCTCAATCTCCTTTATCGTCAAAATCTGGAGAATTTTCCAGTGGTTCAATTGGCCCTCAATTTGGAGGAGTGGTAACTAGTGGATTAATATCTTCCCAAAAGGATAAATCAGCAGTCACATCTGTTCCTTCTGTTGGTGTTGGTGGTAACCCATTGTTAACGACTAGTGCTAATGAATCCATACAACGGAAAAATCAGTCACAAGCTGCTGCAAAACGTAGATCCAATTCTGTTCCTAAAACACCTGCTATAAGTGGAGTTGGTTCTCCAGCCAGTGTTAGCAATATGAGTGTTCCAATAAATGCGAGCAGCCCTCCTGTAGGAAATCAACCTTTTGCCGATCAAATAATGCTTGAGAGGTTCTCAAAGATTGAAATGGTGTCAACGAG GTGTGAACTCAACCGTAAAAAGAACAAGGTTGATGAGTATCCAATCAGGAAACCTAATGCATTTTCTAGTCAACAACTTCTGCTACAGCTCTCCAGTGAATCCAGCAATGAGAATTTGAATGATAAAACCTGTAAAATGCCATTGTCAAAGTCGCTAGTAGGAGGCAATATGAATGTTTTCAAGACAAGGATCTTGAACTTTTTGCAGACAGAGCGCGTTATTCAAG GCAATGGCTTACAATATGTTCCGAAGGCAAGAACTAGGATGATCCTGTCAGAGAAGccaaatgatgaagtggcataTTGCGTGGGAGAAATAGAGGATGATGAGTACCTGGACGGAGAGGATTACCTCCCAACGTTGCCCAATACT CACACCGCTGATCTACTGGCAGCACAATTCTGTTCTCTG ATGGAACGTGATGGATATCATATTGAGGATCATGTCCAACCAAAACCAGTTCGAACGACTAATGCGTCAATCAGTCAACTTGATGCTTCTGGAATTCCACCTGGTAGTTCTGCATCTGAGATGCAGCAGTTTTCTGGAGCTTTTGGTCAGCCACTTCATGATATCTCCAAACCTGGCAACAATGTCAATGCATCAGTAAACTCAATGCAGAATGTACAAGGCCCGAGAATGCTACCTCCAGGAAATGCTCAGGCGTTGCAAATCTCCCAAGGACTCATGCCTAGTGTTTCATTGCCTTCCATACCTCAGCAACCTGAACAAGCACCTGCTTTGCAGCAGCAACCACAACCACAACAGCACTCCATGATGCAACAGCATCATCCCCagttccaaagatcgcctatGATACTTCCTGCAAATTCAATGCAACATTTGAATAATATAGCTCAGAATGCAAATATGCAGATTGGTGCTCCCATGGCAAATAAGCCTTCATCTATGCAACTGCAGATGTtgcagcagcagcaacagcaaCAGCTTCAACCACAAcagcagcagcaacagcagTCACAAATGCAGAGGAAAATGATGAATGGCCTTGGTACTGTAGGTATGAGCAATATTGGCAATAACATGGTTGGGCTGGGAGGCTTGGGCAACAGTAGCATGACAATAGGGGGTGTTAGGGGATTGGGTGGAACTGGTATTTCTACACCGATAGGGCCTATATCAAATGTGGGTAGCATGAACCAGAGCCCTATGAATCTGACCCAGGCTTCAAATATTAGCAATGCTATGCGTTCTGGGACATTTACACCAGCACAGGCTGCTTTTCTCAAGATGAAGATAGCACAAAACAGATCAAATATTTTGGGTAGCCCACAATCAAGTATTGGAGGTATACCTGGAGCCAGACAGATTCACCCAGGATCTGCTGGTCTTTCAATGCTGGGCTCTACTCTGAACCGAGCTAATATCAACCAGATGCAGCGCACGTCAATGGGAGCCATGGGTCCCCCAAAGTTGATGTCAGGAATGAATATTTACATGAACCAGCAGCAGCAACTTCAGCTCCTGCAACAACAGcagcaacaacaacaacaacagcaGCAGATTCAGTTGCAACATCAACAGTTGCAACTacaacagcagcagcagcagcaacagcTGCAACAACAGCAGTTACAGCTGCAGCAAGAAACTACATCACCATTGCGAGCTGTTGTTTTGCCTCCACCGGTGGGTTCACCTTCAGGCATGGGAATACCCCATCAAATGACTCAACCCCAGCAGCAGCAACCGCAACAACAACAGACCAGTCCTCAGCAGATAAGCCAGAGAACTCCAATGAGCCCACAATTGAGTTCAGGGGCTATTCATCCAATGAGTACCGGTAATCCAGAAGCCTGTCCAGCTAGTCCACATGTGAGTTCACAGACTTTGGGCTCAGTGGGCAGTATCACCAATTCTCCAATGGAGTTGCAAGGAGTAAATAAAAATAACTCTGTAAACAATGCCTAG